From the genome of Planctomycetia bacterium:
GCCCCGCACGTTCAATATGTTTCTCGGGCCGTTGGCGTCGTTGTTCTTCGTCGGCATGTTCATCCCGCGCGCCACGGCCCGCAGCGTGTTGCCGGCGGCCGCGCTCGCGCTGTTCGTCTCCGTTTCTTGGACGTGGTGGAAGCAGCTCTACGGCATCGACCATCAGTGGTATATCGATCTGTTCCGCAACCCGGAGACGCCGGACGTTCTGCCGGGCCCGCCGTCGATCATGTGGTCGATCTTCGTGCCGTGCAGCGTCGGCTTCTTCACCAGCGCAATACTTTCTAGAATCGTCGACAAAAACGAAGACCACCCCGGCCGCGCCTATAGCTGGCAAGAAATCATGAAACGCCCGCCCCCACAAGAAGACCGCAGTTAGCTTTTATTCCTGACCACCGACCCCTGACCCCTTCCTCCCATGCCCAACGCTCTCATCGCCGCTCGCAACCGCATTCTCCCCGCTCTCGTCACGCCGCTCACCGATTCGGGCGCGCTCGATGAGGCGAGCCTCGAACGATTGATCGACCATCTCTATTCGAGCGGCATGGGTGGGCTCTACGTTACCGGCAGCACGGGGGAAGGAATCTATCTCGACGGCGCGATCCGTCGCCGCGTGGTCGAGATCGCCGTGGCCCATTCGCGCGGGCACGGGCAGGTGCTCGTCCATGTCGGCTCCATCTCGGCGATGCAGGCCTTCGAGTTGGCGAAGCACGCGGCTTCGGCAGGGGCCGACGGTGTGAGCAGCATCCCGCCGTTCGTCGGAGGCTATTCACCGGCCGAAACGCTCGACTATTACCGCGCGCTCGTCGCCGCGAGCCCGTTGCCGGTCGTCGGCTATTACATTCCGCAGCTGACGGGCCAGGCCTGGCCGATCGAACGGGT
Proteins encoded in this window:
- a CDS encoding dihydrodipicolinate synthase family protein: MPNALIAARNRILPALVTPLTDSGALDEASLERLIDHLYSSGMGGLYVTGSTGEGIYLDGAIRRRVVEIAVAHSRGHGQVLVHVGSISAMQAFELAKHAASAGADGVSSIPPFVGGYSPAETLDYYRALVAASPLPVVGYYIPQLTGQAWPIERVVELMSLDGMAGFKFTHSDLYVLERVMQHVGPAKIVYFGTDEMLCHGLAIGAHGGIGTTYNFMPKLILEVATLSAERRWDEAREVQKKVNEIVEVLLTFHGIAATKQILVWQGHIAEPRCAPPRASLNAEQQQTLRAKLMNTAIAETLIKE